Within the Ranitomeya imitator isolate aRanImi1 chromosome 8, aRanImi1.pri, whole genome shotgun sequence genome, the region CGCGCCGCTCATCTCTACCGGCAGGGACGGGCCGCGCCGCTCATCTCTACCGGCAGGGACGGGTCGCGCCGCTCATCTCTACCGGCAGGGACGGGCCGCGCCGCTCATCTCTACCGGCCGGGACGGGCCGCGCCGCTCATCTCTACCTGCATCCACACTGCAGAAGTCCTCTAATCTGGAATCCTCTGACAGTTTATCAGATATTCTGGATTATTGGACAGAGAACTGCATGGGATGTGCTGTGGCCGTGTTATATCGGCCTCGTATTTATCCTCTGCATTACCTCCTGCCAGCTGACCATGTACATAGGTTTTGGTTCCAAGACTCGGAGACATGAAAGTTGAGGGGCGCAAGGCATGGTGGTCTGTCCCTCCAGACCCCCCCAGACAATGACCCTGCACGGCTCTGGTCTATGGCTGCTGGACCGAAGCCCTGcggacctcctcctacctgtcggaATCTTCCGAGAGGAGGTTTTTATTACTTTAggtttttttgctgtattttttactGTAGTTTTCCTTCTTGCCATAATAAACTATTATTTGCATTAATGGGACAGTTGTGACTGCTCAGTGCTGCCCCCGCACAGATGACCGAACAGGTGCAGTGCGACCATGACCTCTGTCCGGTCTCCCCGGTGCGGCCCCTCACATCGCTGAGGCTGAGATGACACTTTCCCTTTAAGCTTCTAAAATCTTTGCAGTTTTCTCGGCTTCATCCCCCCCATGTGATGAGTGTAACATCTGACTGATCTGCTCCTCCTGTTGTCTGATAGATAGTGACGCCGCTCGTCCCCTGCCGCTGTGCTGCTGCAGGCGGATCAGCGGGGGGCCGGGCAGGCCGCTCTACCGCAGTCAGCCATATAATCTGACCCCAATTTTACTAAAGTTTCTGCCAAATTGTAAATATTCGCCCAGGACCGAATGCAAATCCCAAATCTAATAATCGTCTGCTGCACACAGGGGTCCGTGTCACTGGCGCATGCGGGGGGTGGTAGTCTGGCTTGCACATACgaggaactcttttttttttttttttttttagcgcacACTGGGGGACCATTTTTCTGGCAAACATGGGGGACACACCTGGCCCCCTGCTGATCACAACCTCTGACGTCCTCTGCTGTTGACTCCTGGGGGCCATTTCTGTAGCCCGTGAGCGTGTGTCTGACCGTGCGCACAGTGTAGGGACGCATCCTCATCCGACAACACCCGGATGTTCGTTCATACATCTCCAGGAGGAGCAGCGCACTACAGAGTCCAGGATTGTCATTTTGTGGGAAATGGAAGAATTTGTTCAATAAGTCAATAGAATCGATCTGTCCTGCTTTACATATTACAGTATTCGTGTGCGTTACCTTTTTTTCTGGATTATTGTAATTTTAtaattttgctctttttttttttttttctttgtacataCAGGTAACGGGGGCTCGACGCTGTGCGCCCTGCACCGTCTGCAGCAGCTGTACCCCGGCGCGCTCTCCTCCTATACGGTGATCCTCATCCATGCCGGTACGTCGCAGCTTTCTCTGATAATTTTCCCATTATACGAGGAATAATTAGCAGCCGGGATAATCGATGGATAATCTCCACTCATCGTGTTGTAACTAATTAGACATAATCAATGCGCTTACATGGAGCGGCGGctctactaatgattctcaattatCCAAACATCCTTCCCGTGTCGAGAAGAGTTTGTTTAATGGTCTCTGTTGGGGTCAATGTCCGCTAAGTGCTTCACATCTATCCACATGTACCGCTGCCGCTCTGCGGGGAAATGTCTATAGGAGAGCCGCCGATATAACATAGGTAGTCATTGGCTGCAGGCTGGTTCACCTGAGAGACATCCCCCTGCACCCTCACATACTCAGGCACAGTCAGGTCTAGTGTACATGTGTTCTCAATAGGGAGAGGGGAGTAAGCTAAACTGCTACCAAACCCCATCCTCCCCTCTCCTCTTtcgaccttctcctctgggcccccctcctcctcctctttcgacCTTCTCTTCTaggcccccctcctcctctgtcgacCTTCgtctctgggccccctcctcctgtTTCGACCTTCTTCTCTGGGCCCCTTCCTCCCGTGTTGACCTTCTTCTCTGATCCCCCTCTTCCTCTGTCGACCTTCTCCTttgggccccctcctcctctgttgaCCTTCTCCTttgggccccctcctcctctgttgaccttctcctctgggccccctcctcctgtttcgaccttctcctctgggccccctcctcctctttCGACCTTCTCCTCTGGGAACCCCTCCTCCTCTTtcgaccttctcctctgggccccctcctcctctttcgaccttctcctctgggccccctcctcctcctctttcgacCTTCTCTTCTaggcccccctcctcctctgtcgacCTTCgtctctgggccccctcctcctgtTTCGACCTTCTTCTCTGGGCCCCTTCCTCCTGTGTCGACCTTCTTCTCTGATCCCCCTCTTCCTCTGTCGACCTTCTCCTttgggccccctcctcctctgttgaccttctcctctgggccccctcctcctgtTTCGACCTTCTCCTttgggccccctcctcctctttcgaccttctcctctgggccccctcctcctctttcgaccttctcctctgggccccctcctcctctttcgaccttctcctctgggccccctcctcctctttcgaccttctcctctgggccccctcctcctctgggccccctcctcctctttcgaccttctcctctgggccccctcctcctctttcgaccttctcctctgggccccctcctcctctttcgaccttctcctctgggccccctcctcctctttcgaccttctcctctgggcccccctcctcctctttcgaccttctcctctgggcccccctcctcctctttcgaccttctcctctgggccccctcctcctctttcgaccttctcctctgggcccccctcctcctctttcgaccttctcctctgggcccccctcctcctcctcctcctctttcgaccttctcctctgggcccccctcctcctcctcctcctctttcgaccttctcctctgggcccccctcctcctcctcctctttcgaccttctcctctgggcccccctcctcctcctcctctttcgaccttctcctctgggcccccctcctcctcctcctctgtcgaccttctcctctgggcccccctcctcctcctctgtcgaccttctcctctgggcccccctCCGCCTCCTCTTTCTACCTTCTCCTCTGGGCCTCCGCCTCCTCCTGtcgaccttctcctctgggccccctcctcctcctcctcctctgtcgacCTTCTCCTCTAGGCCCCCTCCTCCTGTTTcaaccttctcctctgggccccctcctcctgtTTCGACCTTTTCCTCTGCGCCCCCTCCTCCTTTTTCGACCTTCTCCTCTGGGGCCCCCTACTCCTGTTTCGACCTTCTTCTCTGGGCCCCTTGCTCCCGTGTCGACCTTCTTCTCTGAGCCCCCTCCTCCTTTtttgaccttctcctctgggcccccccctcctcctcctctgttgaccttctcctctgggccccctacTCCTGTTTCGACCTTCTTCTCTGGGCCCCTTCCTCCCGTGCCGACCTTCTTCTCTGAGCCCCCTCCTCcttttttggccccctcctcctctttcgaccttctcctctgggccccctcctcctctttcgacctcctatgggccccctcctcctcctcctctttcgaccttctctgggccccctcctcctcctctttcgaccttctcctctgggccccctcctcctctttcgaccttctcctctgggccccctcctcctctttcgaccttctcctctgggccccctcctcctcctcctctgtcaaccttctcctctgggccccctcctcctcctctttcgacCTTCTCTTCTaggcccccctcctcctctgttGACCTTCTCCTttgggccccctcctcctctgttgaccttctcctctgggccccctcctcctgtttcgaccttctcctctgggccccctcctcctgtttcgaccttctcctctgggccccctcctcctctttcgaccttctcctctgggccccctcctcctctttcgaccttctcctctgggccTCCCTCCGCCTCCTCTTTCTACCTTCTCCTCTGGGCCTCCGCCTCCTCCTGtcgaccttctcctctgggccccctcctcctgtttcaaccttctcctctgggccccctcctcctgtTTCGACCTTCTCCTCTGCGCCCCCTCCTCCTTTTtcgaccttctcctctgggccccctcctcctcctctttcgaccttctcctctgggccccctcctcctctgtcgacCTTCTTCTCTGGGCCCCTTGCTCCCGTGTCGACCTTCTTCTCTGAGCCCCCTCCTCCTTTtttgaccttctcctctgggcccccctcctcctcctcctctgtcgaccttctcctctgggccccctcctcctcctctgtcgaccttctcctctgggccccctcctcctcctctgtcgaccttctcctctgggccccctcctcctcctctgtcgaccttctcctctgggccccctcctcctcctctgtcgaccttctcctctgggccccctcctcctctgtcgaccttctcctctgggccccctcctcctcctcctctgtcgaccttctcctctgggccccctcctcctcctcctctgtcgaccttctcctctgggccccctcctcctcctcctctgtcgaccttctcctctgggccccctcctcctcctcctctgtcgaccttctcctctgggccccctcctcctcctcctctgtcgaccttctcctctgggccccctcctcctcctcctctgtcgaccttctcctctgggccccctcctcctcctcctctgtcgaccttctcctctgggccccctcctcctcctcctctgtcgaccttctcctctgggccccctcctcctcctcctctgtcgaccttctcctctgggccccctcctcctcctcctctgtcgaccttctcctctgggccccctcctcctcctcctctgtcgaccttctcctctgggccccctcctcctcctcctctgtcgaccttctcctctgggccccctcctcctcctcctcctcctcctctgtcgaccttctcctctgggccccctcctcctcctcctcctcctcctcctcctcctcctcctcctcctcctctgtcgaccttctcctctgggccccctcctcctcctcctcctctgtccaccttctcctctgggccccctcctcctcctcctcctcctcctcctcctcctcctcctcctctgggccccctcctcctcctcctctgtcgaccttctcctctgggcctcctcctcctcctcctcctctgtcgaccttctcctctgggccccctcctcctcctcctcctcctcctcctcctcctcctcctcctcctcctcctctgtcgacCTCCTccgggccccctcctcctcctcctctgtcgaccttctcctctgggccccctcctcctccttcactgtcgaccttctcctctgggccccctcctcctcctccactgtcgaccttctcctctgggccccctcctcctcctcctccactgtcgaccttctcctctgggccccctcctcctcctcctctgtcgaccttctcctctgggccccctcctcctcctcctctgtcgaccttctcctctgggccccctcctcctccttcactgtcgaccttctcctctgggccccctcctcctcatcctctgtcgaccttctcctctgggccccctcctcctcatcctctgtcgaccttctcctctgggccccctcctcctcctcctctgtcgaccttctcctctgggccccctcctcctcctcctctgtcgaccttctcctctgggccccctcctcctcctcctctgtcgaccttctcctctgggccccctcctcctcctcctctgtcgaccttctcctctgggccccctcctcctcatcctctgtcgaccttctcctctgggccctcTCCTCCTCTGTCCAGAAGCCCATGTTTGGCGTTTAGCGCCGGACACTGGTACAAATGCTCATCTCTGTCCGGCCCCTCTTTCGTTCTGCTGACGGACTTGCTACAAGTTGTTTATATACTTTGTTTTTCCTTTTTCCCCATGATATAGGCGGCTACAGTCAGCGATTGCCGAATGCGAGTGCTCTGGGCAAGATCTTCACAGCATTACCGTGCGGTGACCCTGTGTACCAGATGCTGGACCTGAAGCTGGCCATCTACATAGATTTCCCCTCCTGCATGAAGCCGGGCGTGCTGGTAACGTGCGCAGACGACATAGAGCTGTACAGCAGTGGCGGGCTGGCGGTCACCTTCGATAGACCGGGCATCACCGCGCTCGCTCACCCGTCCACCCTGGAAATAGGAACGACGCACGGGGTGTTTGTGCTGGAGAATCCCCCCTCTGAATATACGGCCTTGCAGTACCGGACGTGCCGATCGTACCTCCACAAGCCCAGCATTGAGACAATGCGCCAGGCGGGGGCCATTTCCGGTCCCAAGTCCGCGTCTGAGGTGGTCTATACAGACAGCCTGTATTACATGGATCACGGCACCGTGGCGTTGTTTCTCCAGTTCTTCGAAGAATTAGGAGTTGTTACTTGTGAAATCGATGCCTACGGAGATTTTCTGCAAGCCCTGGGACCCGACGCGACCTTGGACTACACCGAGAACACGGCCAACGTGTCCAAGATCGAATCCCAGCTCGCGGAAGTGAGAAGAAGAATCTTCCATCTCCTTAGAGGAACGGAATTCACGGTCATCGCCCTCAACAAGTCCAAGTTCTACCACATCGGGACCTTGCAGGAATACGTCCACCACTTCACCTCCGACGCCTCGCTCCGGGCAGAACTTGGGTTACAGTCGAAGGTTTTTAGCATTGTTCCGGATCATGATGGAGATGTTAGCGAGAAGGCGTGCGTCATCCACAGCCGATTAGATGCCAAGTGCAGAGTCTCACCTGGGGCAGTCATCGAATATTCCAGGCTGGGCCCCGACGTGTCCGTGGGGGGATCCTGCGTTATCAGCGGCTCCTCCATGAACCTCAGATGTGTCGTCCCAGACAAGTCTTTCGTGAGTTCCTTCAGTCTCACGATTGACGGCCGAGTGATGTTTGCAACCGTCCTGTTTGGGATTGAGGATGACTTGAAGAAGAGCGTGGCTTCCCTGACGGATCTGAACGTGCTTCAGATATTCGGATCCAGCCTCGTTCTGCGCTTCCAGCTCTGGGGCATAAAAGTTTGTGAAGAGCTTTTCTCCGGCGATAAGAAGTCTTTCAGTTTATGGAACGCCCGCATTTTTCCGTGTTTTGCGACGATGCAGGAGTCTGCTCGGGCCTCGGTGGAGATGCTGGAGGCTATGAGCGGCAAGGCGGCGGTGGATCTTGGAGGCGTCAGGAGGGTTTCCATCGAGGAGATGTTGGCTTACAAAAACATTAATGAAATGTTAAACTTCAGACGGCTTCTTCATGAAGAAATCCAGACTCAGCGGCAAAGAGAAGCCGCTAATTAAACATCGTGTCTGTTGAAATGGACTTAAAGGTACCAGTAGGCGACTGCTCAGAATAATCTGTACATGAGGAATAAGACCTTTTCTGGCCATTACCTGACGTGTAGCCTGCATTTTTCTCCATTATTCCCCTTTTCAGACTGCCTATTTCATTTTcacttgtctctgagctagtgggtataGATAAGCggttatgatgtctcccatacacagcacacagaaATTAGGGATTCCTGTCTCTTtgtagcagtactgagcagtgtaactgtgaattcaGCTCTAAGGTGAGAAACACTTACTATTCAGTTTCTGTTGCACAGAGGGCATTGCACAACAGTACTGAGCACTGTAGCTGTGTATCAAGTTCTGAATAGAGATAAGAACAAACACTTGCCAGTAAGTAGCAGCATAGGTATGcaagttgtttggttttttttttagtcTTGCCCCAGAGCTGGATTCTCAGCTACTCTGCTCAGTGCTGTTACATAATGTCATCCAAGCTGCTGCTTTTTACTGTGTCTTTTGGCTTCTCTCTCTGTCAGTTTCTTCCTCCtctccatagactttaataggCAGCTCTATTTTGATGTCCCGGTGAGTTGGCAGTCTGTTTGTCTTGTTTTAACCAGGGCAGATTTTAGAAGAATTTTTAAGTGAATGATGAATTTAGGAGGAGCTGGGAAGGTGGTAAGAAGTTGCTCATAAGTGGTGAAAGGAACAGATTTCTCTTATGAtataatataaagttttttttaaattcacttgTACTATTGTTTAATCTGACAGTCTCCATTTTCTGTAGTGAAGCCACACACAGAGAATGTCTCTATagatctatatattatatactcacCACCGTGCAAAAAATGTCCAAGATGGAGACTTGTGCCTTGTCTGTTACTATGTCTGTCCAGGGATTGTAGACTTTTTCATACATTGTATCACGCGGCTTTGTATTGATGCCAATCTGTGTTTTATGTTACATAGTATCTTTCCAACGTAAAGGAGATTTGTTTGATAACCTATGAACATTCTCTTGTTGGCCCCGTTGCATTGATCCGCCGGTCACCATTCTCTTCTGACTGTAGCAGCGTACGATTGTAATAGCTAAGCCAGACCCCTTCTCCGATCTATAGGCGGCTTAGCTATTAAAAATAGCGGTCAGACAGTCTCCTTCAGGCAATGTGCCAGTAACCGCCAGACCTAAGATACGCCGTCCTGTGTGGAGCAGCTGGGACCGCGACCGTTGGGTCAGGACATCGGGATTAATGGTAGCGTATTAATGATGTATCTTAACCAGTCCACACGCCGTCAACACCGCTATGTGGGTTTCTATAGGACAATGAGCCGGACGTGGCGTCTTCCCATAGCAGACGTGCCTGTATATAAGGATGGAGTGATAATTCTCATTAATTACCGAGTCACTAATGTAGACGGCACGTCCGGCTGTGATAACCATCACCATTCCGTAATGTGACTACAGCACTAATTACTCCGCTGCTGGAGGGGAGTGTTCACCGCCCAAACCTGGGGATAGCGGCATTCAGGTCCCGGCGGAGGCGGCTCACATCATCACATAAGACGTCCATTGTAAGGTGCTGCAGCGCTCCGCTTGTTACATGCAGATTGGCCGCGCGCTTGTTACGAGCTCACCCTTTGCAAAGCCTGACATCTGCAACAAGTCCGCACCTATATCTTCCAGAAAATCGATGTGATACAAGCAGAGTTTTGGATAGATTTACCGTGGACAAATCTGATGTGCAAACTACCCTAATACAGCCCCATAGCaaactgtgcggccgcgctgcaccCCGTATACCTCCctttacaggtgacatggttttGCATGCTGTGTTAGTATCCAGATAGTAGCTCAAAAATTATCAAGTTTTCTCCAGGCCGTGATGGGAGGGCATCCCAGGCTGCCGATGGCCGTGACGGGAGGGCGTCCCAGGTTACGGATGGCTGTGACAGGAGGGCGACCCAGGCTGCTGACGGCAGTGACGGGAGGGGTGACCAAGGCTGCTGGCAGCTGTGACGGAGGGCGACTCAGGCTGCTGGCGGCCATGACGGCAGGGTGTCCCAGGCTGCCGATGGCCATGACGGGAGGGGTGACCAAGGCTGCTGACGGCCGTGACGGGAGGGCGAACCAGGCTGCTGACGGCCGTGACGGGAGGGCGAACCAAGGTTGCTGACGGCCGTGACGGGAGGGCGTCCCAGGCTGCCGATGGCCGTGACGGGAGGGCGACCCAGGTTACGGATGGCCGTGACGGGAGGGTGACCCAGGTTACGGATGGCTGTGACGGGAGGGCGACCCAGGTTACGGATGGCCGTGACGGGAGGGGTGACCCAGGCGGCCGACAGCCATGACGGGAGGGGTGACCAAGGCTGCTGGCAGCCGTGGCAGAAGGGGTGTTCCAGTTTGTGGATGGAAGTGGAGGCTAAGACTGCGTACTGCCGTGACAAAGCGGTCGCCCAGACTTCGGATGGCCATAACTGTTTAGGGCAgttgtccccaactccaggcctcgagggccgccaacagtgcaggttttcaggatttccttagtattgcacagaggttggaatcatcacctgtgcagatgatcacattaccaccgatgcaatactaaggaaatcctgaaaacctgcactgttggcggccctcgaggcctggagttggggaccactggtttagGGGGTGTTCAATGTACcgtaattttgttttgttttgttttttaacaaaTCTAATTAGAAGAATATTagaaatatttgtattttttttcccagctatttattattttattggtgacattgatctttctttctttctatatgGTTTTGTTCGGGATGTTCCATCACTTCTCATCTTTCATGGTGCTGGTTACTTACGCTGTTTTTATCTGTTTGTGCCTCTGACAATAAATCCACCTTGAGATCAGTGTCCGTGTCGGCCGCTCTCTCTGCACACAATTATCATCTAATGAATGAAGACACCGGGATGACGTCTGCCACATCTGCACCTATTATACACCCATTTCGGCTGTGTCCTGGGGAAAGCCTTAGAAACTGAACAACAAGAACATTCTGGGAAACCGACGATAAGAAATAATATACAAGATTAGAAAATCACAGGTATTTTTATTATTAAACAGTGCCCCTTCTATCCACAGGTTGGGTCTGGTATTACAACACTTAAGGGGAATGTGTTAAAGACAAAGTTATCTGTTTGGTAGACAGCACTCCTcacagtcatctcattatcatcacagacaggatcacATCTATAGCAAGATGATGCAGGATCTCCAATTTTCAgtatatgatgtcacagctcaccttctcctcctcctccctgcacagtgacctctgcacagatcacagagcatgctcacaaggAAATCAGTtggtgatggtcacagctcactCTCTCCCCTTCTCTGCACAATGTCCAGTGCATGCCCACAACTCTCTCCCATTAGTCAACTTCAGACTATTGGTACCTAAGCGCCTTGCTCACTGAGCCGGCCCGTGGCAGCACGTGCTATGATTTTGTATCGTCGGCCCGTTTTGTGATATAACATTCCATTTGGTAACAATGTTTTTGCCTCTTGTATCTATACAGAAATAGTTATCATTTTGGGGCCACAATCTGAATTCCCTGTCATACACATACTAGACCCTAATATAGGTGAGATTcacctatttttatttatttttttttaattgttcattTTCTTCCTAAGTGTAGAGTTAGTTTAAGAATAGTCAAAAAGTTTCCTTGTTTCCAGCCTTTTTCCAAAGTGTCTGCAAGTTCTGTATATTGACAACTGTTCTGCAAAAATGTTACGAAATCCATCAGAGCTCCTGGTTTTCACAGCTCTCTCTGCCTTCCCTTGTTTTGTTGTTAGAAGTAACAGCACAGGAGGGTGGTGGGGTACACAGATCTCCTCAGTTTGAACATGGAAGAAAGCATCTACGATATCAGGGAGGGCAGATAAAACAGGTTGCAGATGATGAGGAAAGTACTTGAAAATGAAATACGTGCAAGATAGACACTGTACTGATATGTAAGCTAATGAATATAGCAGCACCTTTaatacacacagagctcacatccagactatgttactgggaaagacacacagagctcacatccagcctatattactgggagagacacacagacctcacatccagattatgttactgggaaagacacacagacctcacatccagcctatgttactgggagagacacacagagctcacatccagcctatattactgggagagacacacagatctcacatccagcctatattactgggagagacacacagagctcacatccagcctatattactgggagagacacacagagctcacatccagcctatattactgggagagacacacagacctcacatccagcctatgttactgggagagacacacagagctcacatccagcctatgttactgggagagacacacagagctcacatccagcctatattactgggagagacacacagatctcacatccagcctatattactgggagagacacacagacctcacatccagtctatattactgggggagacatagagctcacatctagcctatattactgggagagacacacagatctcacatccagcctatattactgggactgacacacagagctcacattcagcctatattactgggagagacacacagacctcacatccagcctatattactggcagagacacaaggacctcacatccagcctatattactgggagagacacacagagctcacatccagcctatattactgggagagacacacagagctcacatccagcctatattactgggagacacacagatctcaca harbors:
- the FPGT gene encoding fucose-1-phosphate guanylyltransferase yields the protein MAAAEATCSLTSEVGVTGPCTGMCEPGAGGLQGETRRRLARYSALRGREAPAGEFWDVVVITAADRQQERAYHRQIADKLARRELPLGVRYHVFSDPPGPKIGNGGSTLCALHRLQQLYPGALSSYTVILIHAGGYSQRLPNASALGKIFTALPCGDPVYQMLDLKLAIYIDFPSCMKPGVLVTCADDIELYSSGGLAVTFDRPGITALAHPSTLEIGTTHGVFVLENPPSEYTALQYRTCRSYLHKPSIETMRQAGAISGPKSASEVVYTDSLYYMDHGTVALFLQFFEELGVVTCEIDAYGDFLQALGPDATLDYTENTANVSKIESQLAEVRRRIFHLLRGTEFTVIALNKSKFYHIGTLQEYVHHFTSDASLRAELGLQSKVFSIVPDHDGDVSEKACVIHSRLDAKCRVSPGAVIEYSRLGPDVSVGGSCVISGSSMNLRCVVPDKSFVSSFSLTIDGRVMFATVLFGIEDDLKKSVASLTDLNVLQIFGSSLVLRFQLWGIKVCEELFSGDKKSFSLWNARIFPCFATMQESARASVEMLEAMSGKAAVDLGGVRRVSIEEMLAYKNINEMLNFRRLLHEEIQTQRQREAAN